GATGAGCAACAGCTTCAAGTCGCTGGTATCCTTCCTGGTGCTGGTCTTCTTCGCGGCACAGTTTGTCGCCTGGTTTCAGTGGAGCAACCTGGGGGTGCTGCTGGCAATCAACGGAGCCGATATCCTGCAAAGCCTGAACATCGGCTTGATACCGCTGGTGATTCTTTTCATCCTCTTCTCCGGTTTTATCAACCTCTTTATGGGGAGTGCCTCCGCAAAGTGGGCCATCATGGGACCGATTTTCATTCCCATCTTCATGCTGCTGGGCTACTCTCCCGAGCTTTCTCAGGCGGTATTCAGGGTGGGGGACAGCATCACCAACATCATTTCGCCAATGATGAGCTTCTTTGCACTGATCATTGTCTATTTCCAGAAATATCAGAAAGATAGCGGCTTCGGAACCATCATGGCCAACATGTTGCCCTATTCCATCGCATTCTTTGTGGGATGGGTGCTGCTGATGATTCTCTGGGTCATCCTGGGACTACCCCTGGGACCTGAGTCGCCAATCAACTACATCCCCTCCTGAATCAGTGCAACTGCTGCTTTCTCACCGGTGGGAGCATATCACTCTTTATCTCCAATCACCGGTGGAAGTAACCGGTCTTGTCTGAGACAAAGTGCAGGTCGATCTGCGGGAAGGGGATGGAGATTCCGTGTTCAATAAACTTTTCGTTGATGATCTTGCGGATGTCAGACTTCACGTTCTCGATGCGGAACACGTTGTCGCTGAAGAAGAGCAGTTCAAAGTCGAGCGAGGAGCTTCCGAAATCGACGAACCGGGCAATGACAGACGATTTGTCAGAGATGTCCTTGTGATCAAGGGCGCTCTCCCTGAGTACTTTGATTACCAGGTCCACATCGCTGCCGTAGGCCACTCCCACCTTGATGCGAAACCTTGTTTTGCGGTCCTGGTGGCTCCAGTTGACTACCTTGTTGGAGGTGATCAGCGAGTTGGGTATGATCACCGAAATGTAATCACGGTCTATTGCTTTCGATGTTCGAAGTCCGATCTTCTCGATCTGCACAACATCATCGTCTATCTCCAGCACATCCCCCACGTGAATCGATCCCTCAAACAGGAGGATTATGCCCGATACAAAATTATTGAAGGTGGTTTGAAGACCCAGGCCGATACCCACAAGCAGTGCTGCTGATCCTGCCAGGAGCGCGTTCAGTTTGACTCCCAGCTCCTCCAGTACGATCAGGATTGCTACAATCCAGACAAAATACTTGATGATCTGAAAGAGGGAGTAAAGGTTGCCCCTGTCGTAGCGGTTCTCGATCTTCTTGCGGAACAGCAGCTTCCTGATCAACGAGAGGATACCCATGGTAGCCAGGATGATCAGTGCCATGGTGATGATCTTACTGTTGGTAAACGAGTACTCCCCGATGCGGAAGATCTCATACTCAATAAAGTCGCGTAACTTTTCCATCCTGTTTGTTTGTTGTTTATCGGTTACATGTTCAAAGGCACCGGCTGAAGAAATTTCTTATCACGCAGTAAATATAGTGAATAAATTCAAAAACGACTGTGTCATTCAATATTCCATCCTTTTCACTATCTTTGTGCTCCGTTTTAGGGGTCAGTGTGAAGAAGTTGATTTATAAGTATTAAAGCCGGTGAATGACACTTCTGCTTTCCGGACCCCTAATCTGTCATAGCAAGAAAACAACAAAAAATAGATTCAATGTCAGACGATAAAAAGATTATTTTCTCTATGGTGGGGGTCAGCAAGACTTTCCCGCCCCACAAACAGGTGTTGAAGGATATCTACCTCTCCTTCTTTTACGGTGCCAAGATTGGCATCATCGGGTTGAATGGCTCCGGAAAATCGACCCTGCTGAAGATCATCGCCGGTATCGAGAAGGAGTACCAGGGTGATGTGGTTTCCGATAAAAGCTTCTCGGTTGGGTACCTGGAGCAGGACCCGAAGCTGGACGACAACAAGACGGTAATCGAAATCGTGCGCGAAGGGGTGCAACCCATCATGGACCTGCTGGCAGAGTATGAGGATATCAACCTGAAGTTCGGCCTGCCGGAGTATTATGAGGATGAGGAGAAGATGAACAAGCTGTTCGATCGTCAGGCGGAGCTGCAGGATAAGCTGGATGCTGCCGATGCCTGGAGCATCGATAACCGCCTGGAGCGAGCCATGGATGCCCTTCGCTGTCCTGCTGAAGAGGAACCGATTCGTCACCTCTCAGGAGGCGAACGTCGCCGTGTGGCACTCTGTCGCCTGCTGCTGCAGGAGCCGGATGTGCTGTTGCTCGACGAACCTACCAACCACCTTGATGCCGAGTCGATCGATTGGCTGGAGCAGCACCTCCAGCAATACAAGGGTACTGTGATCTGTATCACGCACGACCGTTACTTCCTCGATCATGTGGCGGGCTGGATCCTTGAGCTGGACCGCGGTGAGGGGATCCCCTGGAAGGGGAACTACACCTCCTGGCTGGAGCAGAAGACCAAACGGATGGAGCAGGAGGAGAAGCAAGTGAGCAAGCGCCGCAAAACATTGCAACGTGAGCTGGAGTGGATCAACCTGGCTCCCAAGGCGCGACACGCCAAGGGGAAAGCACGTCTTAACTCCTACGAGCAGCTGCTCAACCAGGATCAGAAAGAGCGGGAGGAGAAGCTTGAGATCTTCATCCCCAATGGTCCCCGCCTCGGCAACAAGGTGATTGAGGCCCAGAATGTGGCCAAGGCATTCGGCGACAAGCTGCTGTTCGACAACCTCAACTTCATGCTTCCTCCCAACGGCATCGTCGGAGTCATCGGTCCCAATGGTGCAGGTAAGACCACGCTCTTCCGCCTGATTGAAGGGATGGAACAACCGGATAAAGGAACCTTCGAGGTGGGTGAGACCGTGGTAACCGCCTATGTGGATCAGCAACACGAGGCGATAGATCCCAATAAAACAGTATACCAGGTGGTTTCCGACGGTGCGGAGTTCATCCGCGTTGGCGGTAAGGAGATCAATGCACGTGCTTACCTCTCCCGCTTTAACTTCACCGGTGCCGACCAGGAGAAGCTCTGTGGGGTGCTCTCGGGTGGAGAACGCAACCGTCTTCACCTGTCACTCACCCTCAAGGCTGAGGCCAACGTGCTGCTGCTTGACGAACCTACCAACGACATTGACGTGAACACCCTCCGTGCGCTGGAAGAGGGGCTGGAGAACTTCGCCGGTTGTGCCGTGGTGATCTCGCACGACCGCTGGTTCCTGGATCGTATCTGTACCCATATCCTCGCGTTTGAGGGGAACTCCGAAGTATTTTACTTCGAGGGATCCTACAGTGAGTATGAGGAGAACAAGAAGATGCGTCTCGGCAACGTGGAGCCGAAGCGTGTACGCTACAGGAAACTGTAACATATTGTTTATTATCTTTGTGGCTTCTGATCTGAACCCATTCGTGCTACTGAACAGTTGAGTCAGGAATAGTACGAAGCGTAAACCAAAAAGAATGAGAAAATCGATATTTGTTGTACTGATTCTTTTATTTCAGACGACACTCTACGGTCAGCATACCCTTTACAAGGGAAAGGTGATTGATGCGGTCTACCGCACACCGGTACCCTATGCCTCTGTTTTTGTTGAATACACCCAGTTTGGTGCGGTCACCGACAATGTGGGTGAGTTCTCATTCCGGGTACCCGATTCACTCCGCCACCACCGTATTGTAGGCGTAGGGGACGGATATCCCATTGCCTACTTCTCTTCCAATGTGGATGAACCTGCAGCCATGATCATCGCGTTGCAACCAAGTGGTGCAGCCAACGGTGCTGTATCACCATTGGGCGGAAACCCGGGGGAACAGGGCGCTTTTGGTTCTTTACTCAACAAGGCGTTGCAGATGGTGCTGAACGACTGGATACCGCTCGGTGATCCTGAGACCAACAAGTTCGATTTCGGACGTATCCAGACCTTTCCCACCTACAACCCCATAGAGGGTGTGCGTCTCAGAGCAGGTGTTGCCTCCAACTCCCGACTCAGTCCCCATCTCTTCCTGAAAGGATACCTGGCCTACGGTTTTGGGGATGAGCAATTCAAGTACCGTGGTGAGGCCACCTGGTCGTTCGACAGAAAAGCCTACCACGAGGAGGAGTTCCCCAAGAACAACCTCAGCCTGGTATACGAAAATGATCTCTACTCACCCGGTGAGATGCACCCCCGTTCACCGAACAACCTTCTGCTCATCACCTACCGCCGTTCGGAGAATCAGGCCACCTACCGCAACTTTGCGGAGCTCAACTACGAGAGAGAGTACAAGAATGGTTTTGCCCAGACGGCTTGGGTGAGAAGGACAAGGATGGTGCCGCAGGGTAGCTTACAATTCGAAAACCGGATTGACAATTCGTTTATTCAGGACGATGCGTTATTAACCTCCGAGTTGGGCGTGCAGCTGCGTTTTACTGTGCGTGAAGCATACCGTCAGCAAAAACGCAAACGACGTCCCATCGAGATGACCAGTCCCGTTTTCTTCTTCTCCCACACAGTGGGGCAGTATGAATCCATGG
This genomic window from Dysgonomonadaceae bacterium zrk40 contains:
- a CDS encoding mechanosensitive ion channel; translation: MEKLRDFIEYEIFRIGEYSFTNSKIITMALIILATMGILSLIRKLLFRKKIENRYDRGNLYSLFQIIKYFVWIVAILIVLEELGVKLNALLAGSAALLVGIGLGLQTTFNNFVSGIILLFEGSIHVGDVLEIDDDVVQIEKIGLRTSKAIDRDYISVIIPNSLITSNKVVNWSHQDRKTRFRIKVGVAYGSDVDLVIKVLRESALDHKDISDKSSVIARFVDFGSSSLDFELLFFSDNVFRIENVKSDIRKIINEKFIEHGISIPFPQIDLHFVSDKTGYFHR
- the ettA gene encoding energy-dependent translational throttle protein EttA, producing the protein MSDDKKIIFSMVGVSKTFPPHKQVLKDIYLSFFYGAKIGIIGLNGSGKSTLLKIIAGIEKEYQGDVVSDKSFSVGYLEQDPKLDDNKTVIEIVREGVQPIMDLLAEYEDINLKFGLPEYYEDEEKMNKLFDRQAELQDKLDAADAWSIDNRLERAMDALRCPAEEEPIRHLSGGERRRVALCRLLLQEPDVLLLDEPTNHLDAESIDWLEQHLQQYKGTVICITHDRYFLDHVAGWILELDRGEGIPWKGNYTSWLEQKTKRMEQEEKQVSKRRKTLQRELEWINLAPKARHAKGKARLNSYEQLLNQDQKEREEKLEIFIPNGPRLGNKVIEAQNVAKAFGDKLLFDNLNFMLPPNGIVGVIGPNGAGKTTLFRLIEGMEQPDKGTFEVGETVVTAYVDQQHEAIDPNKTVYQVVSDGAEFIRVGGKEINARAYLSRFNFTGADQEKLCGVLSGGERNRLHLSLTLKAEANVLLLDEPTNDIDVNTLRALEEGLENFAGCAVVISHDRWFLDRICTHILAFEGNSEVFYFEGSYSEYEENKKMRLGNVEPKRVRYRKL